One region of Natronorubrum aibiense genomic DNA includes:
- a CDS encoding calcium/sodium antiporter, protein MLSGLSLHLGLLVAGIFVLYAGAELLVAGAGRLALGIGLRAATVGVTVIALATTAPELFVSAIGAVNVSTDIGLGAVIGSNIANIGLVLGVSALIKPLHISQTAMHRHVPFMLFAVVLLIVLGVDGTIGSLEGAIFLLVLGGFTAYLVHSVNANPAPDVDNPDASVGLSLRDVALVLGGLVALVLGSRWLVSGGTALLSALGVSDLVIGLTVLALGTSLPELAASVVGAVRGESEFAIGNVVGSNIYNILAVLGIVALITPIEIASSTLWLELPVLAVFTVALVGMMAYGRTVTRLDGAALVAGYVGFLALLIP, encoded by the coding sequence ATGCTCTCCGGCCTGTCCCTCCACCTCGGGTTGCTCGTGGCCGGCATCTTCGTCCTCTATGCCGGTGCCGAGTTGCTCGTCGCCGGCGCCGGTCGACTCGCGCTGGGGATCGGCCTCCGGGCGGCGACCGTCGGCGTGACGGTGATCGCCCTCGCGACGACCGCACCCGAACTGTTCGTCTCGGCCATCGGCGCGGTGAACGTCTCGACCGACATCGGCCTCGGCGCCGTAATCGGCTCGAACATCGCCAACATCGGGCTCGTCCTCGGGGTCTCCGCGCTCATCAAACCGTTGCACATCAGCCAGACGGCGATGCACCGACACGTCCCGTTCATGCTCTTTGCGGTCGTCTTGCTCATCGTCCTCGGCGTCGACGGGACGATCGGCTCGCTCGAGGGAGCGATCTTTCTGCTAGTGCTTGGCGGCTTTACGGCGTATCTGGTCCACTCGGTCAACGCGAATCCAGCTCCGGACGTCGACAACCCCGATGCGAGCGTCGGGCTCTCGCTTCGGGACGTCGCACTCGTCCTCGGCGGGCTGGTCGCGCTCGTGCTCGGGTCGCGGTGGCTGGTTTCGGGCGGCACCGCGTTGCTGTCGGCACTCGGCGTCTCGGATCTGGTGATCGGGCTGACGGTGCTCGCGCTGGGCACCTCGCTTCCGGAACTCGCGGCCTCCGTCGTCGGGGCAGTTCGCGGTGAGAGCGAGTTCGCCATCGGCAACGTCGTCGGCTCGAACATCTACAACATCCTTGCCGTCCTCGGCATCGTCGCCCTGATCACGCCGATCGAGATCGCCTCGAGCACGCTGTGGCTCGAACTCCCCGTGCTGGCCGTCTTTACGGTCGCACTAGTCGGGATGATGGCCTACGGCCGGACGGTCACGCGACTCGACGGCGCCGCCCTCGTCGCCGGCTACGTCGGTTTTCTCGCGTTGCTCATCCCGTGA
- a CDS encoding anthranilate synthase component II, with protein MSEPTPTGNARILVVDNYDSFAYNLVQYVGELAAEVIVRRNDEIDLAAVDAIDPTGIIVSPGPGTPQEAGLSTPLFAETEYPILGVCLGHQALCAANGAPVVHAPHVVHGKPSTVSHDGEGLFDGLPSTFQVGRYHSLAVERDDLPDSLVETARTTDERGMLMAVRHREKPHIGVQFHPESILTRRHEDAADGDGISLAVGKRMIANFCRLAAETNADEEV; from the coding sequence ATGAGTGAGCCGACACCGACCGGAAACGCCCGCATCCTCGTCGTCGACAACTACGACTCCTTCGCGTACAATCTCGTCCAGTACGTTGGCGAACTCGCGGCCGAGGTGATCGTTCGGCGCAACGACGAGATCGACCTCGCAGCCGTCGACGCGATCGATCCGACGGGAATCATCGTCTCGCCGGGGCCGGGAACCCCACAGGAGGCGGGACTCTCGACTCCGCTGTTCGCCGAGACCGAGTACCCCATTCTCGGCGTCTGTCTCGGACACCAGGCCCTCTGTGCAGCGAACGGCGCACCGGTCGTCCACGCCCCCCACGTCGTCCATGGCAAGCCCTCGACGGTCAGCCACGACGGCGAGGGCCTCTTCGACGGCCTGCCGTCGACGTTTCAGGTCGGCCGTTATCACTCGCTCGCCGTCGAACGTGACGACCTTCCCGACTCGCTGGTCGAGACGGCCCGGACGACCGACGAACGCGGCATGTTGATGGCGGTTCGCCACCGCGAGAAGCCCCACATCGGCGTCCAGTTCCACCCCGAAAGCATTCTGACGCGTCGCCACGAAGACGCCGCGGACGGCGACGGGATCTCGCTCGCGGTCGGCAAACGCATGATCGCGAACTTCTGTCGACTCGCCGCCGAAACCAACGCAGACGAGGAGGTCTGA
- a CDS encoding shikimate dehydrogenase translates to MDVFGLLGNPVGHSLSPPMHEAAYDQLELDARYVTFEPEPAALEAAVDGADALGIRGLNVTIPFKQDVLEYVDADELATRIGAVNTVDFTGDGTPTGHNTDAVGAMRALRDHDVTLEDARAVVVGAGGAGRAIAFGLADSGATVEIANRTESTAHELAEAVPGATGHGLESGTLANLLEDADVLVNATSVGMESDETPVPADTLHGELAVMDAVYQPLETRLLRDAADVGATTVDGAWMLLYQGVEAFELWTGEEPPVEAMNEALRSQL, encoded by the coding sequence ATGGACGTCTTCGGGTTGCTCGGCAACCCGGTCGGACACTCGCTGTCACCGCCGATGCACGAAGCGGCCTACGACCAGCTCGAGCTCGACGCCCGCTACGTCACCTTCGAGCCCGAGCCGGCGGCCCTCGAGGCTGCGGTCGACGGAGCCGACGCGCTCGGCATCAGGGGGCTGAACGTGACGATTCCGTTCAAACAGGACGTCCTCGAGTACGTCGACGCCGACGAGCTGGCGACCCGGATCGGCGCGGTCAACACGGTCGATTTCACGGGGGACGGAACGCCGACTGGCCACAATACCGACGCGGTCGGCGCGATGCGCGCGCTGCGCGACCACGACGTCACGCTCGAGGACGCACGCGCCGTCGTCGTCGGAGCCGGCGGAGCCGGACGGGCGATCGCGTTCGGCCTCGCCGATTCGGGCGCGACGGTCGAGATCGCCAACCGAACCGAGTCGACGGCCCACGAGCTCGCCGAGGCGGTTCCGGGGGCGACGGGCCACGGCCTCGAGTCCGGGACGCTCGCCAACCTGCTCGAAGACGCCGACGTGCTCGTCAACGCGACGAGCGTCGGCATGGAATCGGACGAGACGCCGGTGCCCGCCGACACGCTCCACGGGGAGCTGGCCGTGATGGACGCCGTCTATCAGCCACTCGAGACGCGCCTGCTGCGGGACGCGGCGGATGTCGGGGCGACGACCGTTGACGGCGCGTGGATGTTGCTCTATCAGGGCGTCGAGGCGTTCGAACTGTGGACCGGCGAGGAACCGCCAGTCGAGGCGATGAACGAGGCGCTTCGCTCGCAGCTGTAG
- a CDS encoding aminotransferase class IV — protein sequence MRVEPIYHVDGDLVPASEATVSVDDRGFRYGDAAFETMRVYGGTVFEWDAHLERLERTCESLSLDHGLGAADLRDRIDETLTANDLEDAYVRLSITRGVQPGKLTPQPDVDPTVVIYAKPLPRGGVDGEPVWDGPATVRTVETRRIPSESIPAAAKTHNYLNGILARAELRDTDGQPSADEALMFDTEGAVAEGATSNLWFVRDGDLYTPTTDGPVLPGITRAIVFELAADADIAVHEGRYDLEGRYDLEAVLEADEAFLTNRTWELRPIETLDGHEIGGGPVTDRLSRAYDERVERACYRG from the coding sequence ATGCGTGTCGAGCCGATCTATCACGTCGACGGCGACCTCGTCCCCGCGAGCGAGGCGACGGTCAGCGTCGACGACCGCGGCTTTCGCTACGGCGACGCCGCCTTCGAGACCATGCGCGTCTACGGCGGGACGGTCTTCGAGTGGGACGCCCACCTAGAGCGCCTCGAGCGAACCTGCGAATCGCTGTCGCTCGACCACGGCCTCGGGGCTGCCGACCTCCGGGATCGGATCGACGAGACGCTCACAGCGAACGACCTCGAGGACGCCTACGTCCGGCTCTCGATCACGCGCGGCGTCCAGCCGGGAAAACTCACGCCCCAACCCGACGTCGACCCGACGGTCGTCATCTACGCGAAGCCGTTGCCTCGCGGGGGCGTCGACGGCGAGCCTGTCTGGGACGGACCGGCGACCGTGCGAACGGTCGAGACGCGCCGAATACCGTCCGAGTCGATTCCCGCTGCGGCGAAGACACACAACTACCTCAACGGAATTCTGGCCCGCGCGGAGCTTCGGGACACAGACGGGCAGCCGAGCGCGGACGAGGCACTCATGTTCGACACGGAGGGCGCCGTCGCCGAAGGCGCGACGAGCAACCTCTGGTTCGTCCGCGATGGCGACCTGTATACGCCGACGACAGACGGCCCCGTCCTGCCGGGCATCACGCGTGCGATCGTTTTCGAACTCGCTGCTGACGCCGACATCGCGGTCCACGAGGGCCGCTACGACCTCGAGGGCCGCTACGACCTCGAGGCCGTTCTCGAAGCCGACGAGGCGTTTCTGACGAACCGCACGTGGGAGCTGCGGCCGATCGAGACGCTCGATGGCCACGAGATCGGTGGGGGCCCGGTGACGGACCGGCTCTCGAGGGCGTACGACGAACGCGTCGAGCGAGCCTGCTATCGGGGGTGA
- a CDS encoding DUF892 family protein, with protein MIESEHDLFVRELRELYHIEQELADLQTELADAATDEELESYYMAHSETTSEQLERLEQLFEGFGVDPGVIESSSLSGLRTERDERVEDLRDPVLGDLVEAELGRAIERLELTKLETLLTLADRMDLPAEIVDPLEQTKAEAESGLERIQELPA; from the coding sequence ATGATCGAATCCGAACACGACCTGTTCGTCCGGGAGCTTCGGGAACTCTACCACATCGAGCAGGAACTCGCGGACCTCCAGACGGAACTGGCCGACGCGGCAACCGACGAGGAGCTCGAGTCATATTACATGGCGCACAGCGAGACCACGTCGGAGCAACTCGAGCGACTCGAACAGCTGTTCGAGGGGTTCGGCGTCGATCCCGGGGTGATCGAGAGCTCGTCGCTGTCGGGGCTCCGGACGGAACGCGACGAGCGCGTCGAGGATCTCCGGGATCCAGTGCTCGGTGATCTCGTCGAGGCCGAACTCGGACGTGCGATCGAACGCCTCGAACTCACGAAACTCGAGACGTTGCTGACGCTGGCGGATCGCATGGATCTCCCCGCGGAGATCGTCGATCCCCTCGAGCAGACGAAAGCGGAAGCCGAAAGCGGCCTCGAACGAATACAGGAACTGCCGGCGTAG
- a CDS encoding saccharopine dehydrogenase family protein, whose amino-acid sequence MDSLLIYGSYGYTGRLIAREAVSRGGSPVVAGRDARAVTRQADELGVEGRTFALSDDVAAQLRRFDAVLNCAGPFSKTVDPLVDACLETGTDYLDVTGEFQVFERLRQHDAGARAADVTLLPGVGFEVVPSDCLAAFLHEQLPSATALSLGLKGNGPLSRGTARTVVEQLGSDGVVRRNGRLIKVPTAFRTREIDFGTGPEHAVTIPGGDVVTAAHSTDIDTIELYAAMPSWATRTMAAADSLGWLLARRPVETLVKRLVDARVDGPDARERARSDAVVWGEAVDESTGRRARARMRTPNPYTLTADAAVSAAERVLDGRDRIESRVPAGFQTPASAFGSEFVLKLEGTTRDVLETPTETDDSNRSTVESDD is encoded by the coding sequence ATGGACTCCCTTCTCATCTACGGCTCGTATGGCTATACCGGCCGGCTGATCGCCCGCGAAGCCGTCTCTCGAGGAGGGTCGCCGGTCGTCGCCGGCCGCGACGCGCGTGCCGTAACTCGACAGGCAGACGAACTCGGCGTCGAGGGACGGACGTTCGCACTCTCCGACGACGTCGCCGCTCAGCTCCGGCGATTCGATGCCGTACTGAACTGTGCCGGACCGTTCTCGAAGACGGTCGACCCGCTCGTCGACGCCTGCCTCGAGACCGGGACCGACTATCTCGACGTTACTGGCGAGTTTCAGGTGTTCGAGCGGCTGCGCCAGCACGACGCTGGAGCGCGCGCGGCGGACGTGACGTTGCTTCCCGGTGTCGGCTTCGAGGTCGTTCCGTCGGACTGTCTGGCTGCGTTTCTTCACGAGCAGTTGCCGTCAGCGACTGCGCTCTCGCTCGGTCTCAAAGGGAACGGGCCGCTCTCGCGGGGGACCGCCCGGACGGTCGTCGAACAGCTCGGCAGCGACGGCGTCGTTCGCCGAAACGGGCGGCTCATCAAGGTGCCAACCGCGTTCCGGACACGCGAGATCGACTTCGGGACCGGGCCCGAACACGCCGTCACGATCCCCGGCGGCGACGTCGTCACCGCCGCACACAGCACGGATATCGACACCATCGAACTCTATGCTGCGATGCCATCGTGGGCGACGCGGACGATGGCCGCTGCCGACTCGCTCGGTTGGCTGCTCGCTCGGCGACCGGTCGAAACGCTGGTGAAGCGCCTGGTCGACGCCCGCGTCGATGGCCCAGACGCGCGAGAACGGGCGCGCAGCGACGCGGTCGTCTGGGGCGAGGCTGTCGACGAGTCGACGGGCCGCCGCGCCCGCGCTCGAATGCGAACGCCGAATCCCTACACGCTGACGGCTGACGCCGCCGTCAGCGCCGCAGAGCGCGTTCTCGACGGCCGCGACCGGATCGAGTCACGCGTTCCGGCCGGCTTCCAAACGCCGGCATCGGCGTTCGGCAGCGAGTTCGTCCTCAAACTTGAGGGGACGACGCGCGACGTCCTCGAGACGCCGACCGAGACCGACGACTCGAATCGATCGACGGTCGAATCGGACGACTGA
- a CDS encoding transcriptional regulator codes for MREADETTRQRLADALRAKPATPSELAIALDLTPESVLRHAEHVSQSVDGTETDEQLLVAPPTCRECGFDDFDDLLNLPSRCPNCKSESVAEPTLTIE; via the coding sequence ATGCGTGAGGCCGACGAAACGACGCGACAGCGACTTGCCGACGCGCTCCGTGCCAAACCAGCAACACCGAGCGAGCTTGCGATTGCCCTTGATCTGACGCCCGAATCGGTGCTCCGGCACGCCGAGCACGTCTCCCAGTCGGTCGACGGAACCGAGACGGACGAACAACTACTCGTCGCACCGCCGACGTGTCGGGAGTGTGGCTTCGACGACTTCGACGACCTGCTGAACCTCCCTTCGAGGTGTCCCAACTGCAAAAGCGAGTCCGTTGCCGAACCGACGCTGACGATCGAGTGA
- a CDS encoding anthranilate synthase component I family protein gives MCDPRVVTSFASFRAAAREWLAQRDPTADSTPATRTGVRLPVEVRVTVEDPFFAYRRARPADTRGGAFLETTGGQPGWGYFGVDPVDRLTVSPDAVMRSQSSDESPTLAALEGLLEGDDLCRGDCDVPYPCGAIGWLAYDIARELEALPESAVDDRGLPRLEVGIYDRLAAWKEPTEGDDVTLRITACPRLEADAFGDEISDETLETAYECGRERALELARATLEGDPAVGEPPAETAAATFESDCGREAFANRVSQAKAYIRDGETFQANLSQRLVAPAAVHPVAAYDALRRVNPAPYSCLLEFASTDLVSASPELLLEREPPRDSSSASASTKSGDRREHRDVDFVRTEPIAGTRPRGDTPEEDDALEADLRTDEKERAEHAMLVDLERNDLGKVCAYGSVEVSEYRRIDRYAEVMHLVSNVTGQLRADETLADAIAAVFPGGTITGAPKPRTMAIIDELEATQRGPYTGSVGIFGFDGRATLNIVIRTLVRYAEEYHLRVGAGIVHDSDPEREYDETLDKARALITAVDDALGERAAMALETEGESHE, from the coding sequence ATGTGCGACCCGCGCGTTGTCACGTCGTTCGCGTCGTTTCGAGCCGCTGCCCGCGAGTGGCTCGCACAGCGCGATCCGACGGCAGATTCGACACCGGCGACGCGCACTGGCGTCCGACTCCCCGTCGAGGTTCGGGTCACCGTCGAGGATCCGTTTTTCGCCTACCGCCGTGCCCGACCGGCCGACACCCGCGGCGGGGCGTTCCTCGAGACGACCGGCGGCCAGCCCGGCTGGGGCTACTTCGGCGTCGACCCAGTCGATCGACTGACGGTTTCACCCGATGCCGTCATGCGCTCTCAATCGAGCGACGAATCGCCGACGCTCGCGGCGCTCGAGGGGTTACTCGAGGGAGACGATCTGTGCCGTGGTGACTGTGACGTCCCCTATCCCTGTGGGGCGATCGGCTGGCTCGCCTACGACATCGCCCGCGAACTCGAGGCCCTCCCCGAATCGGCCGTCGACGACCGCGGCCTGCCCCGACTCGAGGTCGGCATCTACGACCGGTTGGCGGCGTGGAAAGAACCCACCGAGGGCGACGACGTGACGCTGCGGATCACGGCCTGTCCGCGACTCGAGGCCGACGCGTTCGGCGACGAGATTTCGGACGAGACGCTCGAGACGGCCTACGAATGCGGCCGCGAACGCGCGCTCGAGCTGGCTCGGGCGACGCTCGAAGGCGATCCAGCGGTCGGCGAGCCACCGGCGGAGACAGCGGCAGCGACGTTCGAGAGCGACTGCGGCCGCGAGGCGTTTGCCAACCGTGTCAGCCAAGCGAAGGCGTACATCCGCGACGGCGAGACGTTTCAGGCAAACCTCTCTCAGCGACTCGTCGCGCCAGCGGCGGTCCACCCCGTCGCGGCCTACGACGCCCTCCGGCGGGTCAACCCCGCGCCGTACTCCTGTCTGCTCGAGTTTGCCAGCACTGATCTGGTAAGCGCGAGCCCCGAACTGTTACTCGAGCGCGAGCCACCGCGAGATTCGTCCTCGGCCTCGGCGAGCACTAAGAGTGGCGACCGACGCGAGCACCGTGACGTCGATTTCGTCCGGACAGAGCCCATCGCGGGGACGCGTCCCCGCGGCGACACGCCCGAGGAAGACGACGCACTCGAGGCGGACCTCCGAACCGACGAGAAAGAGCGTGCCGAACACGCGATGTTGGTCGACCTCGAGCGAAACGACCTCGGAAAAGTCTGTGCGTACGGCTCCGTCGAGGTCTCCGAGTACCGCCGGATCGACCGCTACGCCGAGGTGATGCACCTCGTCTCGAACGTCACGGGTCAGTTGCGGGCTGACGAAACGCTGGCCGACGCGATCGCCGCGGTGTTTCCGGGCGGGACGATCACAGGCGCGCCGAAACCACGGACGATGGCGATCATCGACGAACTCGAGGCGACCCAGCGAGGCCCCTACACGGGCAGCGTCGGGATCTTCGGCTTCGACGGCCGGGCGACGCTCAACATCGTGATCCGGACGCTCGTTCGCTACGCCGAGGAGTACCATCTCCGCGTGGGGGCCGGGATCGTTCACGACTCCGACCCCGAACGCGAGTACGACGAAACACTCGACAAGGCCCGCGCGCTGATTACAGCCGTCGACGATGCGCTCGGGGAACGCGCCGCGATGGCCCTCGAGACGGAGGGTGAGAGCCATGAGTGA
- a CDS encoding Rieske (2Fe-2S) protein, with the protein MDASQRITALETVPTDSTVLFRVTNGADGPQEAILVATESGADEPELACWLNYCQHLTHIKIDKGSGAPMRDGELVCANHGAYFDADSGECTHGPCEGAYLSALEITVADGDVYLTDDEYTYLGVGPIDDGDELTSTSNVEF; encoded by the coding sequence ATGGACGCGTCCCAACGGATCACCGCCCTCGAGACGGTGCCGACGGACTCGACGGTGCTCTTTCGTGTCACGAACGGAGCGGATGGACCGCAGGAAGCGATTCTCGTCGCGACGGAGTCGGGTGCCGACGAACCCGAACTGGCCTGCTGGCTGAACTACTGCCAGCATCTCACCCACATTAAAATCGACAAGGGGTCCGGCGCACCCATGCGCGACGGCGAACTCGTCTGTGCGAACCACGGCGCGTACTTCGACGCCGACTCCGGTGAGTGCACGCACGGGCCCTGCGAAGGGGCGTATCTCTCGGCTCTCGAAATAACCGTCGCAGACGGCGACGTCTATCTGACCGACGACGAGTACACGTATCTCGGTGTGGGCCCGATCGATGACGGCGACGAACTGACGTCGACCTCGAACGTCGAGTTCTAG
- a CDS encoding sugar phosphate nucleotidyltransferase, with amino-acid sequence MKAVVLAGGYATRMWPITKHRPKMFLPIGESTVVDRIFDALEADDRIDDVYVSTNERFAADFEAHLADSPFEKPQLSVEETTDEADKFGVVGALAQLIERENVDDDLLVIAGDNLISFDIADFLDYFEAQDAPTLAAYDVGSREKAKSYGLVDLDGDRVVDFQEKPDDPKSTLVSIACYAFPAESLDLLPTYLEDGNNPDEPGWFVQWLQNHEPTYAYTFEGAWFDIGTPESYLDAVSWHLDGESIVDDSATLENASIGDNVHVMGDVTLENTTLDHAVIFPNATVRNADIRRSIIDEGTHLEDLDLAGALIGAHTTIKNGS; translated from the coding sequence ATGAAAGCCGTCGTCCTTGCCGGCGGGTACGCGACTCGGATGTGGCCGATCACGAAACATCGACCCAAGATGTTTCTCCCGATCGGTGAGTCAACCGTCGTCGATCGGATCTTCGACGCACTCGAGGCTGACGATCGGATCGACGACGTCTACGTCAGCACCAACGAGCGGTTTGCAGCCGACTTCGAAGCCCACCTCGCCGACAGCCCGTTCGAGAAACCCCAGCTGTCGGTTGAGGAGACGACCGACGAGGCGGATAAATTCGGCGTTGTCGGCGCGCTCGCCCAGTTGATCGAGCGCGAGAACGTCGACGACGACCTGCTGGTCATCGCCGGCGACAACCTGATTAGCTTCGACATCGCTGACTTTCTGGACTACTTCGAGGCCCAAGACGCACCGACGCTTGCGGCCTACGACGTCGGCTCCCGCGAGAAGGCCAAGTCCTACGGGCTCGTCGATCTCGACGGAGACCGCGTCGTCGACTTTCAGGAGAAACCCGACGATCCCAAGAGCACGCTGGTCTCGATCGCCTGCTATGCGTTCCCCGCCGAGTCGCTCGATCTGCTCCCGACGTATCTCGAGGACGGCAACAACCCGGACGAACCCGGCTGGTTCGTCCAGTGGCTCCAGAATCACGAGCCGACGTACGCCTACACCTTCGAAGGCGCGTGGTTCGACATCGGAACGCCAGAGAGCTACCTCGACGCCGTTTCCTGGCACTTAGACGGCGAGTCGATCGTCGACGACTCGGCGACCCTCGAGAACGCGTCGATCGGCGACAACGTTCACGTGATGGGCGACGTCACGCTCGAGAACACGACCCTCGATCACGCGGTGATCTTTCCGAACGCAACCGTTCGAAACGCCGACATTCGACGCTCGATCATCGACGAAGGGACACATCTCGAGGATCTCGACCTCGCGGGCGCACTCATCGGGGCCCACACCACAATTAAAAACGGTTCCTGA
- a CDS encoding helix-hairpin-helix domain-containing protein: MALLQKLKSLLGLGTSDPERGQTREVGVTVEREGSQEGDDTTESTTNETRTEPPAPASATTGSQTEAANETEPEPDQSATTDESVAAGSTASSSTDSMMEPTDEPDAAAEPAEATGPTPADASPTAEKTPDHAEGASPVEEAEPEPAPATESEPAKEVDTELEEATPATDADESERTVDETPADDEPDADTDEQDVDPTTQEPVTSIKGIGPAYADRLASAGVETVTELAAADAAELAEGTDISEKRIQGWIDRAEVR, translated from the coding sequence ATGGCACTCCTCCAGAAGTTGAAATCGCTCCTCGGACTCGGCACGTCCGACCCGGAGCGAGGGCAGACTCGAGAGGTCGGCGTCACGGTCGAACGGGAAGGGTCACAGGAGGGCGACGACACCACCGAATCGACCACGAACGAGACACGAACGGAACCACCGGCACCAGCGAGCGCGACGACTGGGTCGCAAACCGAAGCTGCCAACGAGACCGAGCCCGAACCTGACCAGTCGGCCACCACCGACGAGTCGGTAGCCGCCGGCTCGACCGCCTCGAGTTCGACCGACTCGATGATGGAACCGACAGACGAACCCGACGCCGCGGCGGAGCCGGCGGAGGCGACCGGCCCCACGCCGGCGGACGCGTCCCCAACGGCCGAGAAGACACCTGATCACGCCGAGGGAGCGTCCCCGGTCGAGGAAGCCGAGCCCGAGCCCGCACCAGCAACCGAATCCGAACCCGCAAAAGAGGTCGATACCGAACTCGAGGAGGCCACACCAGCGACCGACGCCGACGAGTCCGAGCGCACTGTCGACGAGACCCCAGCCGACGACGAACCGGACGCCGATACCGACGAGCAGGACGTCGATCCGACGACGCAGGAACCCGTCACTTCGATCAAGGGAATCGGGCCTGCCTACGCGGATCGGCTCGCGTCGGCGGGCGTCGAAACCGTCACCGAACTCGCCGCTGCGGACGCCGCCGAACTCGCCGAGGGGACCGATATCTCCGAAAAGCGCATTCAGGGCTGGATCGACCGCGCCGAAGTCCGATAA
- a CDS encoding DUF7344 domain-containing protein — MTATSHPESDCVEFVRSVLESLDTCEASAETIDEAFGLLADQRRRLLLEVMRTYGEAVTLPDAAEEVAVRETGRQMPNISAERVHEVYLSLYHDHLPRLIDAGLLEYNQERDMVAPNALC, encoded by the coding sequence ATGACTGCCACGTCCCACCCCGAGTCCGACTGTGTCGAGTTCGTCCGGTCGGTTCTCGAGAGCCTCGACACGTGCGAGGCATCGGCCGAAACGATCGACGAAGCGTTCGGGTTACTCGCCGACCAGCGACGACGACTGTTGCTCGAGGTAATGCGTACCTACGGGGAAGCGGTGACGCTCCCCGATGCCGCCGAGGAGGTCGCCGTTCGCGAAACCGGCCGACAGATGCCGAACATTTCGGCCGAGCGCGTTCACGAGGTTTACCTCTCGTTGTATCACGACCACCTGCCGCGGCTGATCGACGCCGGCCTGCTCGAGTACAATCAGGAGCGAGATATGGTCGCGCCGAACGCGCTCTGTTGA
- a CDS encoding diphthine--ammonia ligase: MSDADGTWVSLFSGGKDSVWALYQALENDLEVSHLVTVHPKGDSYMYHVPATDLAALAADSIGIPLVDVEPDDFEADAAADSSAQGDDELEPLEAALVDLDNRLEGGIAGVTAGAVESEYQTSRIQGMCDRLDCELFAPLWQEDPRELADAMLEAGFEITIVQVAAHGLDESWLGRTLDREALEELERLNDAYGVHILGEGGEFETLVVGGPHMDQRIALEYDTEWDGTRGRVRITDARLE, from the coding sequence ATGAGCGACGCAGACGGGACGTGGGTAAGTCTCTTCTCGGGCGGCAAAGACTCCGTGTGGGCGCTGTATCAGGCCCTCGAGAACGACCTCGAGGTCTCGCACCTCGTCACCGTCCACCCCAAAGGGGACTCCTATATGTATCACGTCCCCGCGACGGACCTCGCCGCGCTGGCCGCGGACAGCATCGGCATTCCGCTCGTCGACGTCGAACCCGACGACTTCGAAGCCGACGCCGCAGCCGACTCGAGCGCACAGGGCGACGACGAACTCGAGCCCCTCGAAGCCGCGCTCGTCGACCTCGACAACCGACTCGAGGGCGGTATCGCGGGTGTCACGGCGGGGGCCGTCGAGAGCGAGTACCAGACGAGCCGCATTCAGGGGATGTGCGACCGACTCGACTGTGAGCTGTTCGCGCCGCTGTGGCAGGAGGACCCGCGTGAACTGGCCGACGCGATGCTCGAAGCCGGCTTCGAGATCACGATCGTGCAGGTCGCCGCCCACGGCCTCGACGAGTCGTGGCTCGGCCGAACGCTCGACCGCGAGGCGCTCGAGGAACTCGAGCGACTCAACGATGCGTACGGTGTCCACATCTTAGGTGAAGGCGGCGAGTTCGAGACGCTGGTGGTGGGTGGCCCGCACATGGACCAGCGAATCGCCCTCGAGTACGATACCGAGTGGGACGGCACCCGCGGACGAGTGCGGATCACGGACGCCCGGCTCGAGTAA